In Dyadobacter sp. NIV53, a single window of DNA contains:
- a CDS encoding ABC transporter ATP-binding protein, whose amino-acid sequence MDNILDLQQVGKIYQSGNRSLTVLDNINFAVKAGSTLSIVGPSGSGKTTLLGLCAGLDRSSSGLVELHGTKLNGLSEDQLAAVRNQYIGFIFQNFQLMPTLTALENVMVPLELRGEKNIKPRALDLLDKVGLAERSHHYPTQLSGGEQQRVSLARAFSNKPQILFADEPTGNLDAETSEKVVKLIFDLNKEAGTTLVLVTHDLDLAAKTQRIIRIKGGKIISDTPSQ is encoded by the coding sequence ATGGATAACATTCTCGATCTGCAACAGGTAGGTAAAATATATCAAAGTGGAAACCGCTCCTTAACCGTTTTAGACAATATAAATTTTGCTGTAAAAGCAGGTTCAACGCTATCAATAGTCGGGCCATCAGGAAGTGGCAAAACAACATTATTAGGATTATGTGCGGGTTTGGACCGGTCGAGCTCTGGTCTTGTTGAATTGCACGGCACCAAATTAAATGGTTTGAGCGAAGATCAGCTTGCAGCCGTCAGAAACCAATACATCGGATTTATATTTCAGAACTTTCAACTGATGCCCACACTTACGGCATTGGAAAATGTAATGGTTCCGCTGGAACTGAGAGGAGAAAAAAACATCAAACCAAGGGCATTGGATCTGCTGGATAAAGTCGGGCTTGCAGAACGCAGCCACCACTATCCTACCCAGCTTAGCGGCGGCGAACAGCAGCGTGTCTCTCTTGCGCGTGCTTTTTCAAACAAACCTCAAATTCTCTTTGCTGATGAACCAACCGGAAACCTGGATGCGGAAACAAGCGAAAAAGTGGTAAAACTAATTTTTGACCTTAATAAAGAAGCAGGTACAACGCTCGTACTGGTAACCCACGATCTGGATCTTGCAGCAAAAACCCAAAGGATTATCAGGATCAAGGGAGGAAAAATCATTTCAGATACGCCATCTCAGTAA
- a CDS encoding lmo0937 family membrane protein: MGNLLYTIAVILVILWLIGYFGFASFGMGNIIHILLVIAVIAIILRVIRGDRVV; this comes from the coding sequence ATGGGAAATCTTCTTTATACAATTGCTGTAATTCTTGTGATTTTATGGCTTATCGGCTATTTTGGTTTTGCAAGTTTTGGAATGGGCAACATTATTCACATTCTTTTGGTAATCGCGGTTATAGCTATCATCCTGCGGGTTATCAGAGGAGACAGAGTAGTTTAG
- a CDS encoding zinc-binding alcohol dehydrogenase family protein, whose amino-acid sequence MKILQCTIPGKFEYKNADYPQLLEGTAIIRIRRIGICGTDLHAFQGSQPFFDYPRILGHELAGDVVEYNGDGDFKPGDIVTIIPYFNCGKCIACRSGKTNCCAKLKVSGVHIDGGMTEYLRVPAYSLVHNGGLSYDELALVEPLSIGAHGVRRTQVKAGEFILVVGAGPIGLGCMEFARIQGGKVIALDVNEQRLDFCQKSLGVDYIINARSNDVFEQLEKITNGDMPTVIMDATGNLTAINNAFRFLAHGGRYILVGLQKGDISFSHPEFHKREATLMSSRNATRADFEYVMDCMRKGLIKPETYITHRTHFDRIKSQFESWLDPANGTIKAIVEVD is encoded by the coding sequence ATGAAAATACTTCAATGCACCATTCCGGGGAAGTTTGAATATAAAAATGCGGATTATCCCCAATTACTGGAAGGTACAGCGATCATACGGATACGGAGAATAGGTATATGCGGAACGGATCTGCATGCATTTCAGGGATCGCAGCCGTTCTTTGATTATCCGCGGATTCTGGGCCATGAGCTTGCCGGTGACGTTGTAGAATACAATGGTGACGGAGATTTCAAACCCGGCGATATAGTAACCATTATTCCTTATTTCAATTGTGGTAAATGTATTGCATGCAGAAGCGGAAAGACCAATTGCTGTGCAAAACTGAAAGTTTCAGGCGTACATATCGACGGTGGCATGACGGAGTATTTGCGTGTGCCGGCTTACTCTTTGGTTCATAATGGCGGACTAAGTTATGATGAACTTGCATTGGTCGAACCACTTTCCATAGGTGCACACGGGGTAAGAAGGACGCAGGTCAAAGCAGGGGAGTTTATATTAGTTGTTGGTGCCGGTCCAATTGGTTTGGGTTGTATGGAATTTGCCCGGATTCAGGGAGGAAAAGTCATTGCTTTGGATGTAAATGAGCAAAGGCTGGATTTCTGTCAAAAGAGTTTAGGAGTTGATTATATTATAAACGCCCGTTCGAATGATGTTTTTGAACAATTGGAAAAAATTACCAACGGTGATATGCCGACTGTTATTATGGACGCCACCGGTAATCTGACGGCCATTAACAACGCCTTTCGCTTTCTCGCACACGGTGGTCGTTATATTTTGGTTGGTTTGCAAAAAGGAGATATTTCGTTCAGTCATCCGGAATTTCATAAAAGAGAAGCCACACTCATGAGCAGTAGGAATGCTACCCGTGCAGATTTTGAGTATGTAATGGATTGTATGCGAAAAGGTTTGATCAAACCTGAAACCTATATAACGCACCGGACTCATTTTGATCGGATAAAATCACAATTTGAATCCTGGCTTGATCCCGCCAACGGTACCATTAAAGCAATCGTGGAGGTTGATTAG
- a CDS encoding alpha/beta hydrolase family protein gives MKKAIFPCLLFLIIFSYSLHAAIVDTVDTYSPAMKMKLKAVVIRPDHYVSLKEMPVVYLLHGYSDSYNGWIKKAGGFEKAADLYNMIIVCPDGGYGSWYWDSPVDEKFRYETYISKELVTWVDSKYKTIKDRKGRAITGLSMGGHGALYLALKHQDIFGAAGSMSGGVDIRPFPNNWDMAKRLGTYAEQPERWEKNTVANMLYLLTPNKLALVIDCGSEDFFFKVNENLHEQLLFRNIPHDYITRPGGHNWPYWTNAIKYQLLFMNDFFSSAE, from the coding sequence ATGAAAAAAGCGATTTTTCCTTGCCTTTTATTCCTGATAATATTTTCTTACTCTTTACATGCCGCAATTGTTGATACAGTTGATACTTACAGCCCGGCAATGAAAATGAAGCTCAAAGCAGTTGTGATCCGGCCGGATCATTATGTGTCGTTAAAAGAAATGCCGGTTGTTTATTTATTGCACGGATACAGTGACAGTTACAATGGATGGATTAAAAAAGCCGGCGGTTTTGAAAAAGCGGCGGATCTGTATAACATGATTATCGTTTGTCCGGATGGGGGATATGGCAGCTGGTACTGGGATAGTCCGGTGGACGAAAAATTTAGGTACGAAACTTATATTTCAAAAGAACTGGTAACCTGGGTTGATAGTAAATACAAAACGATTAAAGACCGCAAAGGCCGTGCTATTACAGGATTAAGCATGGGCGGACATGGCGCATTGTATCTGGCTTTGAAACATCAGGATATTTTTGGTGCTGCCGGAAGTATGAGCGGAGGCGTTGATATTCGTCCGTTTCCCAACAACTGGGATATGGCAAAACGACTGGGTACTTACGCCGAACAGCCGGAAAGATGGGAGAAAAATACGGTTGCCAATATGCTTTACCTGCTTACTCCAAATAAATTAGCACTTGTAATTGACTGCGGATCAGAGGATTTCTTTTTTAAAGTGAATGAAAATTTACATGAACAATTGTTATTCCGGAATATCCCGCATGATTATATTACCAGGCCTGGCGGACACAATTGGCCTTACTGGACCAATGCAATCAAATATCAGTTGCTGTTTATGAATGATTTTTTCAGCAGTGCGGAATAG
- a CDS encoding glycosyl hydrolase family 95 catalytic domain-containing protein, producing the protein MKKAALLVVLILVEYQAFAQNENNLKLWYKQPASQWEEALPVGNGHIGAMVFGGVEEELLQLNESTFWSGGPVKTRINPESPKYLPQIREALLKSADYEKANELAKKMQGLFSESYLPLGDLKISQDFKGVKPTAYYRDLNIKDAIATTSFTINGIEYKREVFTSAPDNILMIRISASQPKLLNFTVSGTSQLKYTIQIANREFLVNGKAPAHINPTYYNPTGQDPVIYEDTTGCYGARFQFRIKAASKDGLIETDTSGIHVKDATEVWLFVSAATSFNGFDKCPDKEGKDENALAKNYLDHAVSKPYPVLLKTHLDDFHAYFDRLTLDVKDTTQSNPNITLPSDERLQSYSKGAYDPGIEMLYFQFGRYLLISSSRPAQLGVPGSPPANLQGIWNKEKRAPWSSNYTININTQMNYWPAEVTNLSEMHVPLLDWIKNLSETGKVTAKEFYGVGGWVAHHNSDIWAMSNPVGNLGDGDPVWANWYMGGNWISQHLWEHYRFTGDKVFLKEKAYPIMKEAAIFSIGWLVEDKDGYLVTAPSTSPENKFKDKDGEEVAVSMATTMDMSIIYDLFSNVIDAADVLGDDTDFKKMLIARRAKLYPLKIGGQGQLQEWYKDFPETDPQHRHVSHLFGLHPGRQISPITSPEFFQAARKTLEIRGDAGTGWSKGWKINFWARLLDGDHAYKLIRQLMQYTNTNSEIYKGGGTYPNFFDAHPPFQIDGNFAGTAGMSEMLIQSHLTDIYLLPALPSVWKEGAVKGLKARGGFEVNMDWKKNKLVRASVKSFSGQKCVIRTNNPIVVTGVKTITQKTNFGYLNTFPTEKGMVYEVVGK; encoded by the coding sequence ATGAAAAAAGCAGCGCTACTTGTGGTTCTTATACTTGTCGAATATCAGGCTTTTGCCCAAAATGAAAACAATTTAAAACTTTGGTACAAACAGCCTGCATCACAATGGGAAGAAGCCTTGCCGGTTGGTAACGGACATATTGGTGCGATGGTTTTTGGCGGAGTTGAAGAAGAGTTGCTGCAGCTCAATGAAAGTACATTTTGGTCGGGCGGGCCGGTAAAAACGAGGATTAACCCTGAATCACCAAAATACCTTCCTCAAATAAGGGAAGCGCTTTTGAAGAGTGCCGATTATGAAAAAGCCAATGAACTCGCGAAAAAAATGCAGGGACTTTTTTCGGAATCCTATTTACCATTGGGTGATCTGAAAATTAGCCAGGATTTCAAAGGTGTTAAACCAACAGCGTATTACCGTGACCTGAATATTAAAGATGCGATAGCGACAACAAGTTTTACGATCAATGGAATTGAATATAAAAGAGAGGTATTTACTTCTGCACCGGATAATATATTGATGATCAGGATTTCTGCTTCGCAACCAAAGTTGTTGAACTTTACAGTTTCCGGAACCAGTCAGTTGAAATATACCATTCAAATTGCTAACAGGGAATTTCTTGTCAATGGTAAAGCACCTGCTCATATTAACCCTACTTATTACAATCCAACCGGACAGGATCCGGTAATTTATGAAGATACTACCGGCTGTTATGGCGCCAGGTTCCAGTTCAGGATTAAAGCAGCGAGCAAAGACGGGCTTATAGAAACGGACACATCCGGTATCCATGTGAAAGATGCCACGGAAGTTTGGCTTTTTGTTTCGGCTGCAACAAGTTTTAATGGTTTTGATAAATGTCCGGACAAAGAAGGAAAAGATGAAAATGCCCTGGCCAAAAACTATCTGGATCACGCAGTTTCCAAGCCTTATCCTGTTTTACTGAAAACACATCTGGATGACTTCCATGCTTATTTTGACCGTTTAACTTTGGATGTAAAAGATACAACGCAAAGTAACCCCAATATCACTTTACCTTCTGATGAGAGATTACAGAGTTATTCGAAAGGAGCTTACGATCCAGGAATTGAAATGTTGTATTTCCAATTTGGCCGGTATTTACTTATTTCTTCTTCACGGCCCGCACAATTAGGTGTTCCCGGCAGTCCGCCTGCCAACTTACAGGGAATTTGGAATAAAGAAAAAAGAGCACCGTGGAGCTCAAATTATACGATTAACATCAACACGCAAATGAATTACTGGCCGGCTGAGGTAACCAATCTTTCAGAAATGCATGTTCCGTTGTTAGACTGGATTAAAAATCTTTCAGAAACCGGTAAAGTAACGGCCAAAGAGTTTTATGGTGTCGGTGGCTGGGTAGCGCATCATAATTCCGATATATGGGCAATGTCAAATCCGGTTGGCAATTTGGGTGATGGTGATCCGGTTTGGGCCAACTGGTATATGGGTGGAAACTGGATCAGCCAGCATTTATGGGAACATTACAGGTTTACAGGTGATAAAGTTTTTTTAAAAGAAAAAGCATACCCAATCATGAAGGAAGCGGCAATATTCAGTATCGGCTGGCTTGTTGAAGACAAAGACGGGTATCTGGTAACAGCACCTTCCACTTCTCCTGAAAATAAATTCAAGGATAAAGATGGCGAAGAAGTTGCAGTTTCAATGGCCACAACGATGGATATGTCTATCATTTATGATTTGTTTTCAAACGTAATTGATGCAGCGGATGTACTGGGAGATGATACTGATTTTAAAAAAATGCTGATTGCCAGGCGGGCGAAATTGTATCCTTTAAAGATTGGCGGTCAGGGACAATTGCAGGAATGGTACAAAGATTTTCCTGAAACAGATCCTCAGCACAGGCATGTGTCACATTTGTTTGGCCTGCATCCCGGCCGGCAGATTTCTCCGATTACAAGCCCCGAATTTTTTCAGGCTGCAAGAAAAACGCTGGAAATCAGAGGTGATGCAGGAACGGGCTGGAGTAAAGGATGGAAAATCAATTTCTGGGCCAGGCTTCTGGACGGAGATCATGCATATAAACTGATACGCCAGCTGATGCAATACACTAATACGAATTCTGAAATTTACAAGGGAGGCGGGACATACCCTAATTTTTTTGATGCACATCCGCCATTCCAGATCGACGGCAATTTTGCTGGTACGGCCGGAATGTCTGAAATGTTAATTCAAAGCCATTTGACTGATATTTATCTTTTACCTGCATTGCCATCTGTTTGGAAAGAAGGTGCCGTAAAAGGATTGAAAGCAAGAGGTGGATTTGAGGTAAATATGGATTGGAAAAAGAACAAACTGGTCCGTGCTTCTGTGAAATCTTTTTCCGGACAAAAATGTGTGATCAGAACGAATAATCCTATTGTTGTAACAGGCGTAAAAACCATTACACAAAAAACAAATTTTGGATACCTGAACACTTTTCCGACTGAAAAGGGGATGGTTTATGAAGTTGTTGGGAAATGA
- a CDS encoding SGNH/GDSL hydrolase family protein: MPKLVNAQYINKNITNKPQDGITILFQGDSITDGNRTRNEDWNHVMGHGYAYSVASKLWYEHPSKGFHFLNRGISGNRITDLAARWQTDTLDLNPNWLSILVGVNDTEAAIKGNTASTAEQFENDYRALLKQTQEKLSQVRFILCEPFVLPVGRVKDKLEMYQSEVGKRQEIVKRLAIEFNAIHVPFQAAFNEALTQAPADYWIWDGIHPMPAGHELMARLWIEKVGDELGI, encoded by the coding sequence TTGCCAAAGTTGGTAAATGCTCAGTATATAAATAAGAATATTACTAATAAACCCCAGGATGGAATTACAATCCTGTTCCAGGGAGATTCTATTACGGATGGAAACCGGACCCGAAATGAGGATTGGAACCATGTGATGGGACACGGATATGCATATTCAGTTGCCAGTAAATTATGGTATGAACATCCATCAAAAGGTTTTCATTTTCTGAACCGTGGAATTAGTGGTAATCGCATTACGGATCTGGCAGCACGCTGGCAAACAGATACTTTGGATCTGAACCCCAATTGGTTGAGCATTTTAGTAGGCGTTAATGATACAGAAGCAGCAATCAAAGGAAACACAGCATCTACCGCAGAGCAGTTTGAAAATGATTACCGTGCATTGCTCAAACAAACTCAGGAAAAACTTTCTCAGGTACGTTTTATACTTTGCGAGCCGTTCGTTTTACCAGTAGGAAGAGTAAAGGACAAACTGGAAATGTATCAGAGCGAAGTTGGAAAAAGACAGGAAATAGTGAAACGACTTGCTATTGAGTTCAATGCAATACATGTACCTTTTCAGGCTGCATTTAATGAAGCATTGACACAGGCTCCTGCCGATTACTGGATATGGGACGGAATTCATCCGATGCCTGCCGGACACGAATTAATGGCGAGATTGTGGATTGAAAAGGTAGGGGATGAATTAGGTATTTGA